The following is a genomic window from Eleftheria terrae.
TCACCCTCACGGGCGGAGCCAATATCACGGGCGGCACGACCCGTGTCATGGCAGCCGGCGGCGCGCTCACCTTCCGGGGCTACAGCTTCTGGATATCGAATGACTTCCACCTGTTCAGCCCTCTACGCATCGAGAAGGGCGCCACGTTCGTCGATCAAGCCTACGACCGGACGCACGAATTGCGGCTTCACGCGGACGCAGAGTTCGCCGGCCTGTATCGCAAGCAAACTGGCAACACCCGGGTGCTGCTGGGGCGGGACGCTTCGTTCCGCAACAGCGGCGCGATGGTGGCGGAGAGCGGCTACCTGGAGTTCCGTGGCGGCCGGTCGTGGGAGAACAGTGGACAGTTGGCCGTCGGCTCGGCGGGTTGGGTCAGCCTGTTTGACTCGTCCGAAACCCGGTGGAGCAACAGCGGCCACATCCGCGTCGAGCGCGAGTTGACGGCCCGCGTCTCCCGCCACGGCATGACGAGCAGCGGCTCCTGGCTGATCACCCGTGGCGGCAGCGCGAGGTTCACCGCCGACCGCATGGCACCGGAGATCGTGTTCGAGCAGGGCATCCAGAACGACGGTGGGCTGGTACTCAGCGGTGACCCCCAGGCCGCTCCATCCCGTGAGCCCCTGGCCCGGTACCGCATGGAAGGCGCAGGGCTCACCGGGAGCGGCAGCGTCTGGGTCGAACGCGCGCACCTCGATCTCGGCGATGAGTATGTCAACCAAGGCCGGTTCGCCATCAACAGCGCAGAGGTGCAGGTCGGCCGGTACAGGCAGGACCGCGCTGGCGCCTCGACCCAGGTGGGGTGGCTGCTGACGGCAAATGAGGTGCTGATCCTCGAGGGGCAGCTCAACACTGGCGGCCACCTCAACGGCCGCATCGACGGCCATCTCACGCTGGGCGGTGACGCCACCTTCGAAGCCCGGTCTGGCGAGTATGGAACGACCCTACTGGACATCACCGGCTCGGCAACCCTGGATGGCACGCTGCTGCTGCGCACCTTCGCGCCCCTGCGGCTGGGCAGCCATCGTCTGCTGCAGGCGGCGGGCGGTGTGACGGGCAGCTTCGACGAGTTCGTGAGCGACGTCGACCCCAAGCGCTACCTGCTCACACTGAGCTATGGCAGCGATTGGGTGGCACTCAACGTGGCGGCCGTGCCGGAGCCGGAGACCTATGCGCTGGTGATGGTGGGCCTTGCTGCGCTCGTGGTGCGTGTAAGGCAGCGCTCGACGCTGGCCCGGGCGTCGTCTCCACAGGGTGGCGACCCTTGCGGTTCTTGACCATGCTGGCGCGCCCGGTGCACCGGTTGCAGCGAAGCGAACACAACGCCCTGACCGGCTGCTGAAGCAGCGGCACCTGGAGCAACCCTCGGCATGCTGGCGAAGGTGAA
Proteins encoded in this region:
- a CDS encoding PEP-CTERM sorting domain-containing protein, translated to MVDQPYWDLAVNWSAGAPTAPDTNVQLGQADTVLRSGSFQAARIEGIGRLDMSGGRLQLHGDGSTLKNLDLSGGQLSGPGSLTIGQLNWTGGDITGSPGGAGAAPRITLTGGANITGGTTRVMAAGGALTFRGYSFWISNDFHLFSPLRIEKGATFVDQAYDRTHELRLHADAEFAGLYRKQTGNTRVLLGRDASFRNSGAMVAESGYLEFRGGRSWENSGQLAVGSAGWVSLFDSSETRWSNSGHIRVERELTARVSRHGMTSSGSWLITRGGSARFTADRMAPEIVFEQGIQNDGGLVLSGDPQAAPSREPLARYRMEGAGLTGSGSVWVERAHLDLGDEYVNQGRFAINSAEVQVGRYRQDRAGASTQVGWLLTANEVLILEGQLNTGGHLNGRIDGHLTLGGDATFEARSGEYGTTLLDITGSATLDGTLLLRTFAPLRLGSHRLLQAAGGVTGSFDEFVSDVDPKRYLLTLSYGSDWVALNVAAVPEPETYALVMVGLAALVVRVRQRSTLARASSPQGGDPCGS